The nucleotide window GGATATCTAAGAGCGCCTGTAAAAGCTTCTATACTTACAGTAGATCAATATGCATATAGTGAGTTCAGCAATGCTATTTCTAATCCAGCTTTTTTAAGTATAATCGATTTTGAACCATTAAACGGTCAAATACTCATAGACATTTCAACTAATCTAGTATTTACTATTATTGATAGATTGCTAGGTGGAGATGGTGAGGAAATCAATGAAATAAGAGGGTTTACTGAAATTGAGATTTCTTTGTTGAGAAAGATGATGATTAAAATGATGGATTTGATTAGAGAAGCTTGGGAGAATGTTATAGATTTAAATCCAACATTAGAAAAAATAGAAGTCAACTCACAATTTGCTCAAATAGTTCCTCCTAATGAAACTATAGCATTGACTACGATAAATTTATCTATTGGTGATATTGAAGGCATGTTAAATGTTTGTATTCCATACATAGTTTTAGAACCAATATTGGATAAATTGAGTACAAAATTTTGGTTTTCTAATGCTAAAAAAGAAATTTCCAAAGAGGAAATAAAAGCTATTAGAAATAGAATTTTAGAAACTTCAGTGCCAATAAAAGCAGAATTAGGTTCAGCTACTATTTCAGTTAATGATATTATAAATTTACAAATTGGTGATGTTATCAAATTAGATGGCGAGAAAGACATGCTTAAGCTTCGAATAGGATCAAATGTAAAGTTTTTAGGAACTCCTGGAGCCAAAAACAATAAAATGGCTGTAAAAGTAGTAAAAGTACTAAAGGATGGTGAGAATAGTCATGACTAATGATATGCTTTCACAGGATGAAATTGATGCTCTACTAAGGGGAAATGCAGAAAATACAGAAGAAAATCATGAATATGAAAGTGAGATTGGAGATTTAGAAAAAGATGCATTGGGTGAAATTGGCAATATAAGCATGGGGACTGCTGCTACTACTTTATCAACACTTTTAAATCAAAAGGTTATTATTACTACTCCAAATGTTGAAGAAACTACTATTGATAAGTTGGCAGATGAATATCCAGTTCCATTTGTTGCTATTGATGTTTCTTATAAGGCTGGATTGGAAGGAGCCAATATACTAATTTTAAAAGTAGATGATGTAAAAATAATAACAGATATACTTATGGGTAAAGAGGAGATTGATTTAGACAGAGAATTGACTGAATTAGATTTAAGTGCTGTAAGTGAAGTTATGAATCAAATGATGGGCTCAGCATGTACATCTCTTTCTGAAATCTTTACAACTAAAATAGATATCCAACCTCCTAAATCTTATGAAATTACATTTAGTGAGGGAAGAGATAAACTTGAAATTTTTAAAAATAAAAATACATTAGTTAAAATATCTTT belongs to Sporanaerobacter acetigenes DSM 13106 and includes:
- the fliM gene encoding flagellar motor switch protein FliM, which encodes MSEVLSQNEIDALLQALNSGEVDVQEIKEEESAKKIKKYDFRNPQKVAKDQLRTLEIIHENFARLLQTFLSGYLRAPVKASILTVDQYAYSEFSNAISNPAFLSIIDFEPLNGQILIDISTNLVFTIIDRLLGGDGEEINEIRGFTEIEISLLRKMMIKMMDLIREAWENVIDLNPTLEKIEVNSQFAQIVPPNETIALTTINLSIGDIEGMLNVCIPYIVLEPILDKLSTKFWFSNAKKEISKEEIKAIRNRILETSVPIKAELGSATISVNDIINLQIGDVIKLDGEKDMLKLRIGSNVKFLGTPGAKNNKMAVKVVKVLKDGENSHD
- the fliY gene encoding flagellar motor switch phosphatase FliY, coding for MTNDMLSQDEIDALLRGNAENTEENHEYESEIGDLEKDALGEIGNISMGTAATTLSTLLNQKVIITTPNVEETTIDKLADEYPVPFVAIDVSYKAGLEGANILILKVDDVKIITDILMGKEEIDLDRELTELDLSAVSEVMNQMMGSACTSLSEIFTTKIDIQPPKSYEITFSEGRDKLEIFKNKNTLVKIS